Sequence from the Candidatus Polarisedimenticolia bacterium genome:
ATGGTCGCCGGACGAGCCCGTGGCGGTGATCTGCGCGACCGGGATGCGCTCCAGCACCGCCTCCAGCGTTCTCCTGCGCGCCGGCTTCCGCAAGGTCTTCAATGTGACGGGCGGCATGCGCGCCTGGAAGCAGGCGGGATTCCCCCTGACGTCCACCCCCGGCGGCCGGTGACAACTTTTTACGGAAGCGTCGTCGAAATTTACATCCGGGCGGCCTAGACTGCCGGCGATCCTGGAGAGATCGCATGGCTTCCAACCTCTGGACCGATCTGGAAGCGTTGCAGCGTCTGGCCCGCACCGAGCGGGCGGCGCGCGTCCCCGGCGGCCGGCTTCCTCGGCCCGATTCCCCGATTCGCGATCCGTTTCCTGCCTTCCCCAGCCGTCCCGGCATGGAGCTGCACGCCCTGGACCTGACGGAGAGGCTCGCCTCGGGTGATTACGGTGATTTCTTCTTCCTCTCCGATACCACGCTGGCCCTGGTCCTGGCCGATGTCTCGGGCAAGGGCGTTCCCGCGGCGGTCCTCCGGGGTGTCACCCGATCGGTCATCCGCTTCCTTGCTCCTTCGACCCACTCTCCGGGAGAGACGCTGGCGCGAGCCAACCGCATCCTTTGCGGCGCGCGGCTCGGCTCGATGTTCGTGACGCTCTACCTGGGCTGGTACGAGGTGTCGAGCGGGAAGCTGTCCTATGCGAACGCGGGGCATCCGGTGCCGTACCGGCTGAGTCCGGATGGGAAGGTTGCGACGATGGGGGAGGTGACCGGTCCGATTCTCGGCATCCTGGAGGAGCGCGAGTACGCGACCCGTGAGTGCCGGCTGGAAATCGGCGATCGTCTCGTGCTTCTGACCGACGGCATCACCGAAGCCCGCAACCCGCAAGGCGATTTCTTCGGCGGCCCGCACCTCGCCGGCGCTCTCGCGTCCCATGGCGCGCTCGGCCTGGCCGATTTCTGCGCCGCCCTGGCCACCCGGGTCCGGGCGTTCCAGGGAGGCCGGCCGCAGGACGACGCCACGATCCTGGCGCTGCGCCGGACCGCCTAGTGTCGCGTACCCAAATTGCGTGAACCCTGAACGCCTGGTATTCCTTTGCGATGTATCCCCGTGCAGTCCGCTGCGGTGACTTCTATTCAGCTAGGAAGCAACCCGCACCGACTTTTCCACCACCGAGAAGCGCAGCACCGTGTCGCCCACGCGAATCTCGTCCCAATGGTTGAGCTTCACCTTGTCGGAGATCCGCTTGCCGTTCAGGCGGGTGCCGTTGGTGCTGGCCAGATCGCGCAGGACGAAGGCGCCGGGGCCGTACAGTCCCAGCTCGGCGTGCTTGCGGGAGACCTTCTCGTCCTCCAGCGCCACGTCGGCCCCTTCCCGTCCGATCAGGTAGACGCCTCCCGGAGAAAAGGTCCAGCTCCGTCCCGCTCCCGGACCACTCTCGACGCGCAGGAAGATTCCGGTGTCGGGAGAGACAAGGCCTTCCTTCAGCCGGCGGCGTCCCATCCCCGGGTCGAACTGCGTGGTTTCCGCGTGATCTTTCTTCTCCTTCATGAGTCCTCCTGTTTCCCGGCGGATGGACGGCTGCCGGGCTTCAATCCAGCTTCAATGAAACGGGCGATCCGAACGAACGCCCCGCGACCATCCGCAGGGTGCGGACTTCTCCCGCCTTCAGGTCCACCACGATCGAATCGCGGAAATCGGGGCCGGCATCCTCCGAGAAGACGCGCGCCGCCACCTCGTGCTTGCCGGGCGGAATCCGGATCCAGTCCTCGAACGATTCCTGGTTGCGCCCCAGCAGCTTGCCGACCACGGCATTGCCGCTGCGCGGCGCCGACAGCTGGCGCGAATAGACCTCCTCGCCGTCCAGCGTCAGGCTCATGCGCCCTGCCTGCACCGTGCTCTTCGCCTCCAGCTTCAAGTGCGCCGGCCTGAGGAACCAGAAGATCGCCCCGCCGGCCAGGCTCACCGCGAGCAGCGCCGCGGCGGCCACCCTGAGCCCGAGCAGCCTTTTCGGCGACCGCCCGCCCTTCTTGCGTCCGCGGCGACGTGCCGGGATCTGGAGCGCAGCCCGCTCCGCCGGAGGATCGGGCGCGACCGGTACGACGGCCCGGACGGGCTCGGAGGCTGGAGGCGTGCTGCGCGCCACTTCGATCAGCGCCTCCCGGAAGGCTCCGCCGTCCGCGAAGCGACGGGACGGGTCCTTGGCCAGGGCGTGGCGGAAGAACTCGTCCAGCGCCGGTGGGAGATCGTTGACGCGCTGGCTGATCGGCACCGGCTCGTCATGGGCGATGGCATAGGCGAGCGCCGCCAGATCCTCCCCGGCGAAAGGGCGCCGCCCGCAAAACGCCTCGTAGAGCACCACGGCGAGAGAGAAAAGATCGCTGCGGCCGTCCAGCTCGACGCCGCGGATCTGCTCCGGGGACATGTAGGCGGGCGAGCCCAGCGCCGTGCTGGATCGCGTCAGGTCCGAAGTCGACAGCCGGGCCACTCCGAAATCGGCGATCTTGGGAGCCCCGTCGGGGGCCTTCAGGAGGATGTTGGCGGGCTTGATGTCGCGGTGGATGATTCCCGCCTGGTGCGCCAGCCGCAGAGCGTCCGACAGGACCACGCCCATGCGGAAGGCCCAGCGGGGGGCGATGCGCCCTCCCTTCTCCAGGAGCTGCCGGAGGGAGCGGCCCGGGACATATTCCATGGCGATGAAAGGCAGCCCCAGGCGCTTGTCCTCGTCGGCGTCGTACACGACGACGATGCCGGGGTGGGACAGCGACGCCGCCGCCTGCGCCTCGCGCAGGAAGCGCGTCTGGAACTCCTTCAGCCGCTCGCGGTCGAGACCTTCGGGAAGAGAATAGGTCTTCACGGCGACCTGGCGCTGCAGCCTGGGATCGCCGGCCAGGTAGACGATGCCCATCGCTCCCCGGCCGATCTCGGCCTCGATCACATAGCGTCCAATCTTCGCCATAACGGGGTAAATATAGGTTTGGTCCTTCCGCGGGCAACAGACGCCCTGATCGGCCTGTCGTACTCATGGGAAGCGGGTCGGACGGCAAGCGGGCCGATTGCCTGATCCCGGGCCGGTCGGTTCCAGCAGGACCGGAAACGAACCTGTCAGCGAGCCTGACATGCGGCCGGGGTGGAATGACCAGTTCGAGGACATCGGCGACCGGCGGGAATCAGAGGGGGGCTGGGAAAGGAACGCCGGCGGGCATCCGGGGCATCGTGGGGGGGTAAGGAGGGGTTCCTTGTTGGATGCCCGCCGGCGGTGAAAGGGGTTCGACTACTTCTTGTCGGCCACCTGGGTGTTCGCGTGCATGAGCATGTGCTTGCCGATCCAAACCGCCATGACGTCGGCTGGCATCGGCGCCAGGGTCAGATCGACCTTCTTGTCGTAGCCGTTGTGGCTGATCGTGTAGGTGACCGACTGGCCCGGCTTCCATTCCTTCTTGGCGGCGTTCAGGGCTTCTTCGTTGTCCTTGATCATCTTGACGCCGTTCAGCGCCACGAAGACGTCGCCGGGCTGGATTCCGGCCGCCTCCGCCGGGCTCCCCGGCACCACTTTGGTCACGGTGGGGATACCGGTCGCCTCGTTGTAGTCGAGCTCGACACCCACCCAGCCCGAGCTCTTCAGCTTCTCGGCCAT
This genomic interval carries:
- a CDS encoding PP2C family protein-serine/threonine phosphatase; protein product: MASNLWTDLEALQRLARTERAARVPGGRLPRPDSPIRDPFPAFPSRPGMELHALDLTERLASGDYGDFFFLSDTTLALVLADVSGKGVPAAVLRGVTRSVIRFLAPSTHSPGETLARANRILCGARLGSMFVTLYLGWYEVSSGKLSYANAGHPVPYRLSPDGKVATMGEVTGPILGILEEREYATRECRLEIGDRLVLLTDGITEARNPQGDFFGGPHLAGALASHGALGLADFCAALATRVRAFQGGRPQDDATILALRRTA
- a CDS encoding serine/threonine-protein kinase; the encoded protein is MIEAEIGRGAMGIVYLAGDPRLQRQVAVKTYSLPEGLDRERLKEFQTRFLREAQAAASLSHPGIVVVYDADEDKRLGLPFIAMEYVPGRSLRQLLEKGGRIAPRWAFRMGVVLSDALRLAHQAGIIHRDIKPANILLKAPDGAPKIADFGVARLSTSDLTRSSTALGSPAYMSPEQIRGVELDGRSDLFSLAVVLYEAFCGRRPFAGEDLAALAYAIAHDEPVPISQRVNDLPPALDEFFRHALAKDPSRRFADGGAFREALIEVARSTPPASEPVRAVVPVAPDPPAERAALQIPARRRGRKKGGRSPKRLLGLRVAAAALLAVSLAGGAIFWFLRPAHLKLEAKSTVQAGRMSLTLDGEEVYSRQLSAPRSGNAVVGKLLGRNQESFEDWIRIPPGKHEVAARVFSEDAGPDFRDSIVVDLKAGEVRTLRMVAGRSFGSPVSLKLD
- a CDS encoding FHA domain-containing protein is translated as MKEKKDHAETTQFDPGMGRRRLKEGLVSPDTGIFLRVESGPGAGRSWTFSPGGVYLIGREGADVALEDEKVSRKHAELGLYGPGAFVLRDLASTNGTRLNGKRISDKVKLNHWDEIRVGDTVLRFSVVEKSVRVAS
- a CDS encoding PDZ domain-containing protein → MKNVNRIGIAALALALALPAWAGHNGEKCNYPTQECLDHMAEKLKSSGWVGVELDYNEATGIPTVTKVVPGSPAEAAGIQPGDVFVALNGVKMIKDNEEALNAAKKEWKPGQSVTYTISHNGYDKKVDLTLAPMPADVMAVWIGKHMLMHANTQVADKK